The following DNA comes from Candidatus Nanopelagicales bacterium.
ATGCGACAGACACAGGCAGAGATGTCTACACGGTTGCCCGCAAGCTGTTCTCCGGGCTTGGACTGCAACGGGCCCGGCTCCGGCTGGTCGGTGTAAGGGTCAGCGGGCTGACAGAAGTGGCCGACACTCCTCGCCAGTTGACGCTCGGCGACACGGGCCCGGATTGGCGTGATGTGGAGCGAGCGGTCGATCGGATCGAGGACCGCTTCGGCAGAGGATCTGTGTGTCCCGCGAGTTTGGTGGATCGCCGGGAACCTGGGATGCCGCCTTCCCAAGGCAACAACCGGCGTCGCTGAAGGAATGGAATGAGCGGCCACACGGTTGCTAATTCGGTAGCCGCTGTGCGCAAACCGCAGGCGACGACTGGTCAGTACGGGCAGAATGACATCAAGTCCAGACCCCCCGGCAGTCCAGCCGGAAGCTGGAGCCGCTGATCACACACAACAGAACACAGTCTAAGTGCTCACAGATTTCGGTCCCGGCTTGGAACATGACCTGCCGCTGCCTATTCTGGAAGGAGCAGAAGGGAGGTGTCGCATGCCGCTATCGGAACACGAACGGCGTCTGCTGGACCAGATGGAAAAGGCCCTGTACGCGGAGGATCCGAAGTTCGCTGAGAACCTGCGCAAGACCCATCGCGTGCAGATCGACCGACTGCGCACCTTGCTCGGTGTACTAGGCATTGTTCTAGGGGTTGGCATCCTCCTGGCAGGGGTGGCGACTTCTTGGGCCGTCATCGGCGTTCTTGGCTTCCTAGCGATGATCGCGGGCGGATTCCTGATCTATGGAGCCGTTACCAGTCGCCAGGGGGTATCTAACGACGTGGATTCAGCTCGCCCACGCACTTCCTCAGTGGCCGCCCACAAAGGTGGTCACGTTGGGCAGGGAGGCTTCATGGACCGCATGGAGGAGCGCTGGAGGAAGCGCCGGGACGACCGGGGCGAGATCTGACCTGCTCCTCGGGCTCCAGGTCGCTGGCCTGACTGGCCGAGGATAGCTAAGCCGCGAGTTGGCACACAGTCGTCGGAGGTGGGCATGTCCGAGGCCCCGTCTGGTTT
Coding sequences within:
- a CDS encoding DUF3040 domain-containing protein — encoded protein: MPLSEHERRLLDQMEKALYAEDPKFAENLRKTHRVQIDRLRTLLGVLGIVLGVGILLAGVATSWAVIGVLGFLAMIAGGFLIYGAVTSRQGVSNDVDSARPRTSSVAAHKGGHVGQGGFMDRMEERWRKRRDDRGEI